A region of the Polynucleobacter sp. MWH-Braz-FAM2G genome:
GCTACAGAGTTTCCTGTAATGCAAAGTGTTGGTGAAGTTACTGCATCTTGGAAGATGTCTCAAAAAAGTTTCAAACAGTTAATTGGTCAAGTGCATTTCTCGATGGCCCAACAAGACATTCGTTACTATCTAAATGGAATGCTCTTGGTTGTTGAGGGTAAAGAGGTTGTAGCTGTTGCAACAGATGGTCATCGCCTTGCTTATTCACAAGTTGAGTTAGCGGAAGCTCCAGCAGGTTCTGGTCAAAAACAAGAAATTATTATTCCTCGCAAAACAATCCTAGAGTGCCAGCATTTATTAGAGGATTCAGATGAGCCTTTAGAGATAAGTTTGACAGCTAATCAAGTGAAGTTCTCATTTGGTGATATTGAGCTAATTTCAAAATTAGTAGAAGGCAAGTTTCCAGATTTTCAAAGAGTCATTCCAAAGGGGCATAAAAACAGTTTGGTTGTTGGCCGCGATGACTTGCAGTCCGCGCTTCAAAGGGCTGCTATTTTGACGACGGATAAATTTAAAGGTGTTAGATTTTCTTTGTCACCTAATCGCATCACCATTCAATCAACTAACGCAGAACAAGAAGAAGCTCAAGAAGAGATCGAAACAAACTACACCGGCGATTCTGTGGAGATTGGGTTTAACGTTAGCTATTTACTTGATGTTCTGTCCAACTTGAAAAATGAAAACATTCAAATTAGTTTGGGTGATGCAAATAGCAGTGCCGTAATTACTCTGCCTGGCTCAGAGAGTTTTAAGTATGTTGTGATGCCAATGCGTATTTAACTTAGAAAAAAATGACTCAAGAAAACAAAGCAGTAGAGCAGTACGGTGCCGCATCGATTCAAATCCTAGAAGGTCTTGAAGCTGTTCGTAAACGCCCAGGCATGTACATCGGCGATACGTCTGATGGAACTGGTTTACATCATCTCGTGTTTGAGGTGTTAGACAACTCAATTGATGAGGCCTTAGCCGGTTATTGTTCTGAAATTACTGTAGTTATTCAAACAGATAACTCAATATCTATAGTTGATAACGGTCGAGGTGTGCCTACTGGTATTAAATATGACGATAAGCACGAGCCAAAAAGGAGTGCTGCTGAAATCGTAATGACTGAGCTGCATGCTGGTGGTAAGTTTGATCAAAATAGCTATAAAGTTTCTGGTGGTCTACACGGAGTTGGTGTTAGTTGTGTAAATGCACTTTCTAAGTGGTTAAAACTCACAATTCGTCGTGACGGTAAAACCCACTATATGGAGTTTGCGCGTGGCGTTATTCAAAATCGCAATGTAGTGGATGAAGATGGTGTATTGGTTTCTCCGATAACGATTACAGGTGATACAGAGCTCTCGGGAACCGAGGTGCATTTTTTAGCTGATGAAACCATCTTTGGAAACGTAGAGTTTCATTATGAGATTTTGGTTAAACGTATTCGCGAGCTTTCATTTTTAAATAATGGCGTTCACATAAAGTTAATTGATCAACGCACTGGTCAAGAAGAAGATTTTGCTTTCTCGGGTGGTGTTAAAGGGTTTGTTGAGTACATTAATCAAACCAAAAACGTTTTACATCCAAACATTTTTTACGCTGAAGGTGTTCGACCATCTGATCTCGGTGGGCAAATTACTGCAGAAGTGTCAATGCAGTGGAATGATAGTTTCAGTGAGCAAGTTCTTTGTTTTACCAATAACATTCCACAACGCGATGGCGGAACTCACTTAACAGGTCTTCGCGCAGCAATGACTCGCGTTATCAATAAGTACATTGATGAAAACGAAGTTGCAAAAAAAGCAAAAGTAGAAATTTCTGGCGATGATATGCGCGAAGGTTTAGCCTGCGTTTTATCAGTAAAAGTTCCGGAACCAAAATTCTCCAGTCAGACTAAAGATAAATTAGTTTCTAGCGAGGTTCGTGGTCCAGTAGAAGAGATTGTTGCTGATGCACTTAGTACCTATTTACAGGAACGCCCAGCAGACGCAAAGATCCTTTGTGGAAAAATTGTCGACGCAGCACGTGCTAGGGAGGCTGCTCGTAAAGCTCGTGATATGACGCGCCGCAAAGGCGCTTTAGATGGTTTGGGTTTGCCTGGTAAGTTAGCTGACTGCCAAGAAAAAGATCCATCAAAGTCAGAATTGTTCATTGTTGAGGGTGACTCCGCGGGTGGCTCTGCTAAACAAGGTAGAGATCGTCGCTTCCAAGCTATTCTCCCGTTAAAGGGAAAAATTCTGAACGTTGAAAAAGCGCGCTTTGACAAGATGCTCGCTAGCCAAGAGGTGGTAACCTTAATTACCGTTCTTGGAACGGGTATCGGCATTGAAGAATACAAAGCAGATAAGTTGCGCTATCACCGCATTATCATCATGACCGACGCAGACGTTGATGGTAGTCACATTCGCACGCTGTTACTCACCTTCTTTTATAGACAGATGCCTGAGCTGATTGAGCGAGGCCATATTTATATTGCTCAACCCCCACTTTACAAGGTGAAATTTGGCAAGAGTGAGCAGTACATCAAAGATGACAGTGAGCTTAACCAGTTGCTATTAAAGATTGCCCTGGAAACTGCCTCCTTACAAACCCCAACAGGTGAGGTGATTGAGGGCGAAGCACTAAACGAGCTTGCAAAACACTACCAAGTTATCCAATCGATTGTGGATCGTTTGTCGCGTACTATCGATGAAGATGCTTTACGTGCAATCGCTTCTGGCACACCACTTAATCTTGATACTGAGAAATCTGCAAATGACTCTGCCGATCGTTTAAGACGTGCACTTGCTGATTCTTTAAATCCTTTGGCGCTACCACCCGAAATTATTGTGCAAAAGGAAGAGCGCACAGAGCGGTTCCGTTTATTGCTATCGCGCCGAATTCATGGAAACCTAAAGCTTTCATCCATCAACTCTGATTTTGTGCATGGTGATGATTATCAAAGCCTTGCTAATGCAGCTGCGGTTTTGTCCGGCAAGGTGGTTCCGGGTTCAAAAGTTCGTCGAGGCGATCCCGATAAAAATCAAAAAGAACAAATAGTGAGCGACTTTAGGGCTGCTTTTGCTTGGCTGTTATCTGAGGCTGAACGGGTTCTCAGTCGCCAACGCTATAAGGGACTTGGTGAGATGAACCCATCTCAACTTTGGGAAACCACTATGGATGCGAACTCAAGAACGCTGTTGCAAGTGAAAATTGAAGACGCTATTGCGGCCGACCAAGTCTTTACCACTTTAATGGGTGACGAAGTAGAGCCTCGCCGTACATTTATTGAAAAGAACGCGCTTATCGCGCGTAACCTAGACGTTTAAATATGGCATCCAAAAAATTAAAACCACCAAAGGTGGATAGATCTTCTATTGTTGTTAAATCATCACCAATTCATGGCAAAGGCGTCTTTGTCGCAAAACCCATTAAAAAAGGTCAAGCAATTATTGAATACAAGGGGGAGCGCATTAGTTGGAAGTTGGCAGAAAAGCGCCACCCACACGACCCCAAAGATCCAAATCACACCTTCTACTTTTCTTTAGAAGACGGTCGTGTCATTGATGCGAAATATGGCGGTAATGCTGCGCGCTGGATAAATCATTCTTGCAAACCTTCTTGTGAAACTCGAGAGGATGTATTTAATGGAAAGCCGCGAGTTTTTATTTATGCAAAGCGAAGCTTAAAGGTTGGTGAAGAGTTGTTTTATGACTACTCACTAGATATTGGTGGGCGCATTACCAAAAAAATCAAAAAAGATTATGAATGTCGCTGCGGTGCTAAAAAATGCCGTGGCACTATGTTGGCAATCGAAGAGAAATAAATCATCTTTCAGTTATGTTGTTCGTAACAATTCAGGAGCTCGAGGCTGCCATTAATTATTGGCGTAGTCAGTCGCCGTCAGAAGGCGACGAGTTGCAACTTTGCCCAGAGGCCTCGGCTTTGGCCAAGCCTTATGCTTTGATGATTGTGCAGGGCGCCCAACGGGTGCCGATGGATGTTTTGGATGGTCTTGCGCGCACCGCTATCCAAGAGTTTCAGAAAAACAAATAAGTAAATATTTGGCACCCTAGAGTATTTAGGGTTATTGCTATATATAGCCAGTCTTTCTTAAGGTATTCTCATAATCTTGCTCCCAGGTAGGGGGTAGAGGGTATGAGATTGCAAGAAACAATATTAAAAACAATTGGACTGGGAAAATCTTTTAAGGGATTCTCTGCGGTCACAGATGTGAACCTCGACGTCACTCGCGGGACCATTCATGCTTTGATTGGTCCAAATGGCGCCGGCAAAACCACGTGCTTTAACTTGTTGACCAAGTTTTTGGAGCCTACAAGCGGGCAGATTTTGTTTAATGGCTTTGATATCACCAAAGAGAAGCCAGCTCAAATTGCCCGCAGGGGTGTTATTCGATCTTTTCAGATATCGGCGGTATTTCCCCATTTAACAGTTCTTGAGAATGTTCGTGTTGCACTGCAGCGAGGCTTGGGGACCGAATTTCACTTTTGGAAATCTGGCGACTCGTTAAATGTATTGAATGAGCGTGCTTTAGAGCTTCTCCATGAGGTTGGCTTGGAGGGTTTTGCTGATGAGGAAACCCTAAACCTAGCTTATGGACGCAAAAGAGCGCTTGAAATTGCAACCACTCTGGCCATGGAGCCCGAGCTGATGTTGTTGGACGAGCCCACTCAAGGCATGGGGCATGAAGACGTGGAGCGTGTAACAGAGTTAATCGATCGCGTGGCCAAGGGTCGAACCATACTGATGGTCGAGCACAATATGAAAGTCGTTTCCTCAATTGCCGATCGAATCACTGTGTTGCAGCGTGGCTCAGTGTTGGCAGAGGGCTCTTATCAGGAGGTTTCTAACAACCCATTGGTTGTTGAGGCTTATATGGGTAGCCATGGGGGAGACAACCTATGAGCACCATGGCGCTAGAGGTAAAAAATTTAGAGTCTTGGTATGGTGAGTCACACATTTTGCATGGCGTTAACTTCGCTGTGCGCGATGGCGAGGTTGTGACTCTCTTGGGCAGAAATGGCGCTGGACGAAGCACCATTCTTAAAACAATTTTAGGTTTGACTAGCAAAAGAACTGGCTCTGTACAGATTTATGGCACAGAGACAATCTCCATGCCCACTTACAAGGTTGCTCGTTTAGGGGTTGGATTTTGTCCCGAAGAAAGAGGAATTTTTGCAAGCTTAAGTACGGAAGAAAACTTATTGCTTTTGCCTGAGATTGCTCCAGGTGGTATGGGTTTGGATGAAATTTATGAAATGTTTCCAAACCTTTATGAGAGACGCAACAGCCCGGGCACTCGCTTATCTGGCGGCGAACAACAGATGTTAGCAATGGCGCGAATCCTCAGAACTGGCGCCAAACTTCTTTTGCTTGATGAAATTACCGAAGGCTTGGCACCTGTTATTGTGCAAAAACTCGGTGAAGTTGTTACTAGCCTGCGTAATAAGGGGTTCACCATTGTCTTGGTTGAGCAGAACTTCCGTTTTGCGGCGCCTTTGGCTGATCGCCATTACGTCGTCGAGCATGGAAACGTGGTTGAGGTTGTAAATCAAAACGAGCTTGCCGAAAAGGCAACGTTATTAAACGAGTATCTTGGTGTTTAGTAGTTCCTATAGGAGATAGAAATGAAGTTAAAGCAAATAACCGCGTGTCTGGTAGCGGCAACCATGTTTGGTTCCAATCCAATTTTTGCGCAAAGCTCGCCCAAAGTAAGTGGCGATGTTATTAAGATTGGTGTATTGACTGACCTTTCTTCAACTTATTCTGATTTGGCTGGTCCAGGCGCGGTAATTGCTGCAAAAATGGCAATCGCCGATTTTTCCAAAGATGGCACAGTCATTGGAAAAAAGATCGAATTGGTTAGCGCCGATCATCAAAACAAGGCTGATATTGCAGCAAATAAAGCACGCGAATGGTATGACAAAGATGGCGTCGATGTCATTGTTGAGCTAGTTTCAACCAACGTGGCTTTGGCTGTAATGGAAGTGGCAGAACAAAAGAACAAAATCACTTTAGTTTCTGGCGCAGCATCTTTGCCGATCACCAATGAAAAGTGCACCGCTAATAACGTGCATTGGACTTATGACACCTATGCGCTTTCAAATGGAACAGCCAAGGCAGTTGTAAAGCAAGGCAAAAAGAATTGGTACTTCATTACCGCTGATTATGCTTTCGGAGCTGCGTTGGAAAAAGACTCAACCAATGTAGTTAATGCAAACGGCGGTAAAGTTCTTGGCACAAGCAAGCACCCATTCCCGAACAGCGACTTCTCATCCTATCTTTTGAAGGCTCAAGCAAGTGGTGCTGATGTAGTTGCATTAGCAAATGCTGGACAAGACACTATCAATAGCGTCAAGCAAGCATCTGAATTTGGTATCAACAAAAAACAAACCGTTGTTCCATTGCTGATGTTTATTACTGATGTGCACTCTTTGGGTTTAAATGCAGCTCAAGGCATGTACCTCACAGAGGGATTCTATTGGGATAAGGATGACAAGACTCGCGCGTTTGCAAAACGTTTCATCTTGCAACACAAGCGTATGCCATCAAGCGTTCAAGCTGGCGTTTACTCATCAGTTCTTGCTTACTTAAATGCCGTACAAAAAGCTGGCACTGACGACACTCAAGCCGTAATGAAAGCTCTCAAATCAACGAATATTGATGATGGCCTATTTAAAGGCAAGATTCGTGCGGATGGTAAGTTTGAGCATGACATGTACTTGCTAGAAGTGAAGAAGCCTGCTGACTCTAAGAGCCCATGGGACTATTACAACGTGAAAGCGGTGATTCCAGCTGCTGAAGCAACACAACCACTTTCATTGTCACGATGCAAGCTGGTTACTAACAAGTAATTGATCCCTATCGCGTATGTTTGAACTTCTTGGAATTACCCCTCAAGGGTTGGTTGCCCAGCTCTTGGTGGGGCTTATTAATGGCTCGTTTTATGCTATTTTGAGCTTGGGGTTGGCCATTATTTTTGGCCTTCTCAATATCATTAATTTTGCACATGGCGCTCAGTACACAATGGGCGCCTTTATTGCATGGATTGGTTTAACCCAGATTAGCCAATGGCTTGGCTTTCCCGATCTGTCAATTAACTATTGGTTTGCATTAATTTTTGTTCCGCTTGTGTTGGCCGGCTTTGGCTTAATTCTTGAGCGAACTATGTTGCGTCGCTTGTATCACTTAGATCATCTATACGGCCTCTTACTGACCTTTGGCTTGGCGCTTATTATTGAGGGGATGTTCCGTCATTGGTATGGCATTTCTGGTGAAAGCTATCCAGCTCCAGAGATGTTGCAAGGAGCAATTCCGCTTGAGTCAATTGGAATCATTCTGCCTAAATATCGTTTATGGGTTGTGGTGATTTCTCTGGCCGTTTGTTTTTCCACTTGGTATGTTATCGAGAGAACCAAGCTCGGCGCTTATTTGCGCGCCGGAACTGAAAATCCAAAGCTGTTACAAGCATTTGGTATCAATGTTCCGCTGATGATTTCCTTGGCTTATGCCTATGGTGTAGCCTTAGCTGGTTTCGCAGGTGTTTTGGCGGCCCCCATTTTTCAAGTAAACCCCTTAATGGGCTCCAACCTCATCATTGTTGTTTTTGCGGTTGTGGTGATTGGCGGCATGGGTTCTATCATGGGCGCTATTCTGACTGGTTTGGCGTTGGGCCTTGTTGAAGGTCTGACCAAAGTGTTTTATCCAGAAGCTTCTGGCGTAGTTATCTTTGTGATTATGGCGATTGTGTTGCTGATTCGTCCTGCTGGACTGTTTGGGCGGGAGAAGTAATCATGAATCCAAAAACAAAATTACTTTACGGCATATTAGTTTTTATCGCTTTGCTATTGCCCTTCCAAGAATTTATTTATCTTGTGTTTGCAATGAAGGTTTTGTGTTTCGCCCTTTTTGCTTGTGCATTTAACTTACTCTTGGGCTTTACTGGCTTGCTGTCATTTGGTCACGCAGCATTTTTTGGAACTGCCGCTTACATCACCGCTTACTTTTGTAAAGAGGCTGGCCTATCCCCTGAACTTGGAATTATCCTAGGAGTTTTTGGATCGGGTGTATTGGGATTCTTAATTGGCTCACTAGCCATTCGTAGACAGGGCATTTATTTTGCGATGGTGACTTTAGCGCTATCGCAAATGGTTTACTTCCTGGCCGTTCAACTTCCATTTACTGGTGGTGAGGATGGAATTCAGGGTGTACCCCGTGGAATGCTATTTGGTTTGATTGACTTGAAAAATGATGTTGCCATGTACTACTTTGTGCTGGCGGTTTTCTTGTTTGGTTTTGCGGTCATCATGCGCGCCGTTTATTCGCCATTTGGCCAGGTCTTGAAGGCGATTCGTGAGAATGAGCCGCGCGCAATTTCTTTGGGCTACGACGTTGATAGATTTAAGTTGATCTCCTTCGTAATTTCTGCAGCACTCTCAGGGTTGGCAGGCTCAATGAAGTCTTTAGTATTCCAATTGGCAACATTGACGGATGTTCATTGGCATATGTCGGGCGAGGTTGTGTTGATGACTTTGCTAGGTGGCATGGGAACTATTCTAGGACCAGTTGTAGGTGCGGGCATCGTTGTTGGTTTGCAAAACTATTTGGCTAATATTGGATCTTGGAGCACGATCGCAACCGGATTTATTTTTGTTATTTGTGTTTTGGCATTCCGACGTGGTGTGGTTGGAGAAATTTCAGCGCACTTTAAAAACAAAAACTAGTTTTTG
Encoded here:
- the gyrB gene encoding DNA topoisomerase (ATP-hydrolyzing) subunit B, with product MTQENKAVEQYGAASIQILEGLEAVRKRPGMYIGDTSDGTGLHHLVFEVLDNSIDEALAGYCSEITVVIQTDNSISIVDNGRGVPTGIKYDDKHEPKRSAAEIVMTELHAGGKFDQNSYKVSGGLHGVGVSCVNALSKWLKLTIRRDGKTHYMEFARGVIQNRNVVDEDGVLVSPITITGDTELSGTEVHFLADETIFGNVEFHYEILVKRIRELSFLNNGVHIKLIDQRTGQEEDFAFSGGVKGFVEYINQTKNVLHPNIFYAEGVRPSDLGGQITAEVSMQWNDSFSEQVLCFTNNIPQRDGGTHLTGLRAAMTRVINKYIDENEVAKKAKVEISGDDMREGLACVLSVKVPEPKFSSQTKDKLVSSEVRGPVEEIVADALSTYLQERPADAKILCGKIVDAARAREAARKARDMTRRKGALDGLGLPGKLADCQEKDPSKSELFIVEGDSAGGSAKQGRDRRFQAILPLKGKILNVEKARFDKMLASQEVVTLITVLGTGIGIEEYKADKLRYHRIIIMTDADVDGSHIRTLLLTFFYRQMPELIERGHIYIAQPPLYKVKFGKSEQYIKDDSELNQLLLKIALETASLQTPTGEVIEGEALNELAKHYQVIQSIVDRLSRTIDEDALRAIASGTPLNLDTEKSANDSADRLRRALADSLNPLALPPEIIVQKEERTERFRLLLSRRIHGNLKLSSINSDFVHGDDYQSLANAAAVLSGKVVPGSKVRRGDPDKNQKEQIVSDFRAAFAWLLSEAERVLSRQRYKGLGEMNPSQLWETTMDANSRTLLQVKIEDAIAADQVFTTLMGDEVEPRRTFIEKNALIARNLDV
- a CDS encoding ABC transporter ATP-binding protein, whose protein sequence is MRLQETILKTIGLGKSFKGFSAVTDVNLDVTRGTIHALIGPNGAGKTTCFNLLTKFLEPTSGQILFNGFDITKEKPAQIARRGVIRSFQISAVFPHLTVLENVRVALQRGLGTEFHFWKSGDSLNVLNERALELLHEVGLEGFADEETLNLAYGRKRALEIATTLAMEPELMLLDEPTQGMGHEDVERVTELIDRVAKGRTILMVEHNMKVVSSIADRITVLQRGSVLAEGSYQEVSNNPLVVEAYMGSHGGDNL
- a CDS encoding ABC transporter ATP-binding protein; amino-acid sequence: MSTMALEVKNLESWYGESHILHGVNFAVRDGEVVTLLGRNGAGRSTILKTILGLTSKRTGSVQIYGTETISMPTYKVARLGVGFCPEERGIFASLSTEENLLLLPEIAPGGMGLDEIYEMFPNLYERRNSPGTRLSGGEQQMLAMARILRTGAKLLLLDEITEGLAPVIVQKLGEVVTSLRNKGFTIVLVEQNFRFAAPLADRHYVVEHGNVVEVVNQNELAEKATLLNEYLGV
- a CDS encoding branched-chain amino acid ABC transporter permease translates to MFELLGITPQGLVAQLLVGLINGSFYAILSLGLAIIFGLLNIINFAHGAQYTMGAFIAWIGLTQISQWLGFPDLSINYWFALIFVPLVLAGFGLILERTMLRRLYHLDHLYGLLLTFGLALIIEGMFRHWYGISGESYPAPEMLQGAIPLESIGIILPKYRLWVVVISLAVCFSTWYVIERTKLGAYLRAGTENPKLLQAFGINVPLMISLAYAYGVALAGFAGVLAAPIFQVNPLMGSNLIIVVFAVVVIGGMGSIMGAILTGLALGLVEGLTKVFYPEASGVVIFVIMAIVLLIRPAGLFGREK
- a CDS encoding ABC transporter substrate-binding protein, producing the protein MKLKQITACLVAATMFGSNPIFAQSSPKVSGDVIKIGVLTDLSSTYSDLAGPGAVIAAKMAIADFSKDGTVIGKKIELVSADHQNKADIAANKAREWYDKDGVDVIVELVSTNVALAVMEVAEQKNKITLVSGAASLPITNEKCTANNVHWTYDTYALSNGTAKAVVKQGKKNWYFITADYAFGAALEKDSTNVVNANGGKVLGTSKHPFPNSDFSSYLLKAQASGADVVALANAGQDTINSVKQASEFGINKKQTVVPLLMFITDVHSLGLNAAQGMYLTEGFYWDKDDKTRAFAKRFILQHKRMPSSVQAGVYSSVLAYLNAVQKAGTDDTQAVMKALKSTNIDDGLFKGKIRADGKFEHDMYLLEVKKPADSKSPWDYYNVKAVIPAAEATQPLSLSRCKLVTNK
- a CDS encoding DUF3717 domain-containing protein → MLFVTIQELEAAINYWRSQSPSEGDELQLCPEASALAKPYALMIVQGAQRVPMDVLDGLARTAIQEFQKNK
- the dnaN gene encoding DNA polymerase III subunit beta — its product is MQLVNTSRDSLLKPLQVVSGIVERRHTLPILANLLFKKVGEKVSLISTDIEIQITTNANFGVGSEDVTTTVAARKLLDILRALPEGPVSLNLKDNRMVVQSGKSRFSLQTLSATEFPVMQSVGEVTASWKMSQKSFKQLIGQVHFSMAQQDIRYYLNGMLLVVEGKEVVAVATDGHRLAYSQVELAEAPAGSGQKQEIIIPRKTILECQHLLEDSDEPLEISLTANQVKFSFGDIELISKLVEGKFPDFQRVIPKGHKNSLVVGRDDLQSALQRAAILTTDKFKGVRFSLSPNRITIQSTNAEQEEAQEEIETNYTGDSVEIGFNVSYLLDVLSNLKNENIQISLGDANSSAVITLPGSESFKYVVMPMRI
- a CDS encoding SET domain-containing protein, which encodes MASKKLKPPKVDRSSIVVKSSPIHGKGVFVAKPIKKGQAIIEYKGERISWKLAEKRHPHDPKDPNHTFYFSLEDGRVIDAKYGGNAARWINHSCKPSCETREDVFNGKPRVFIYAKRSLKVGEELFYDYSLDIGGRITKKIKKDYECRCGAKKCRGTMLAIEEK
- a CDS encoding branched-chain amino acid ABC transporter permease, with translation MNPKTKLLYGILVFIALLLPFQEFIYLVFAMKVLCFALFACAFNLLLGFTGLLSFGHAAFFGTAAYITAYFCKEAGLSPELGIILGVFGSGVLGFLIGSLAIRRQGIYFAMVTLALSQMVYFLAVQLPFTGGEDGIQGVPRGMLFGLIDLKNDVAMYYFVLAVFLFGFAVIMRAVYSPFGQVLKAIRENEPRAISLGYDVDRFKLISFVISAALSGLAGSMKSLVFQLATLTDVHWHMSGEVVLMTLLGGMGTILGPVVGAGIVVGLQNYLANIGSWSTIATGFIFVICVLAFRRGVVGEISAHFKNKN